In a single window of the Bos javanicus breed banteng chromosome 16, ARS-OSU_banteng_1.0, whole genome shotgun sequence genome:
- the ARHGEF16 gene encoding rho guanine nucleotide exchange factor 16 isoform X1, with translation MSQRYSDSSVEEKLLEYRFHSELRLDAKGNPASGLPVVRGSLHSGSNAAFQPDTPAPPEPAPESQEPRTVILSTQSPAALKMGTQQLIPRSLAVSSKAKTPARHQSFGAAMLSKEAARRNPQLLSAPSFSLDDMDLDTGPGGMLKRNLRNQSYRAAMKGLGTPGGEGGPVQLTPKLQALAEEPSQPPARPAAKNKKTLGRKRAHKGSFKDDPRLYQEIRERGLNTSHESDDDLLDEPPSPEGTRKVDAPIVVKSYRPPQITWSQLPEVVESGILDQLPAEERKRQEAIFEILTSEFSYQHSLGILVAEFLQSRELRATMTQMEHHHLFSNITDVLSASQRFFEDLERRHKAQVCVEDISDILEEHAEHHFHPYISYCSNEIYQQRALQRLTNSNATFREALRAIEQRPACGGLPMISFLILPMQRVTRLPLLTDTLCLKTQGHPERYKAASRALKAISKLVKQCNEGAHKMERTEQMYTLHTQLDFSKVKSLPLISASRWLLKRGELFVVEETGLFRKLASRPTCYLFLFNDVLVVTKRKSEDSFMVQDYAQVDHIQVQKMEPSEASLPGGGNRGSSVPHPFQLILLHNSEGRQEKILLSCDSASDRARWITALTQRERQARGPPNKGGESLPLQPAGLTAPSLPGGWGQSGVKRCCPAPSPPHSLPQGDLPGGGPTPGTCVSIWAHRPSTGSGPRPPGCQVTRETEAKELEWTGP, from the exons ATGTCCCAGCGGTACTCAGACAGCTCCGTGGAGGAGAAGCTCCTGGAATACCGCTTCCACTCAGAGCTGCGGCTAGATGCCAAGGGGAACCCAGCATCCGGGCTCCCAGTGGTCCGCGGCTCCCTGCACAGCGGGAGCAATGCCGCCTTCCAGCCCGACACCCCGGCACCCCCAGAGCCGGCCCCTGAGTCCCAGGAGCCCAGGACCGTCATCCTGAGTACGCAGAGCCCAGCAGCCCTGAAGATGGGCACACAGCAGCTTATCCCTCGGAGCCTGGCTGTGTCCAGCAAGGCTAAGACCCCGGCCCGCCACCAGAGCTTCGGGGCAGCCATGCTCAGCAAGGAGGCTGCCCGGCGGAACCCCCAGCTCCTCTCGGCCCCCAGCTTCTCCCTGGATGACATGGACTTGGACACGGGTCCTGGAGGGATGCTGAAACGAAACCTGAGGAACCAGTCCTACCGGGCAGCCATGAAGGGTCTGGGGACTCCAGGCGGCGAAGGGGGCCCCGTCCAGCTCACCCCCAAACTCCAGGCTCTGGCTGAGGAGCCTAGCCAGCCTCCTGCTCGgcctgcagccaaaaataag AAGACGCTGGGGCGGAAACGTGCACACAAGGGCTCCTTCaaagatg ACCCCCGGTTGTACCAGGAAATCAGGGAGCGAGGCCTGAACACCAGCCACGAATCCGACGATGACTTGCTCGATGAGCCCCCCAGCCCCGAGGGAACCCGGAAAGTGGACGCCCCCATCGTGGTCAAGAGCTACCGGCCCCCCCAGATCACCTGGAGCCAGCTCCCAGAG GTGGTGGAGTCAGGCATCCTGGACCAGCTTCCGGCCGAGGAGCGCAAGAGGCAGGAG GCCATCTTCGAGATCCTTACGTCCGAGTTCTCATACCAGCACAGCCTTGGCATCCTGGTGGCCGAGTTCCTGCAGTCCCGGGAGCTGCGGGCGACCATGACCCAGATGGAGCACCACCatctcttctccaacatcacagatgTCCTGAGTGCCAGCCAGAG atTCTTCGAGGACCTGGAGCGGCGGCACAAGGCGCAGGTGTGCGTGGAGGACATCAGCGACATCCTGGAGGAGCACGCGGAGCATCACTTCCACCCCTACATCTCCTACTGCTCCAACGAGATCTACCAGCAGCGTGCCCTGCAACGGCTGAC AAACAGCAACGCCACCTTCCGGGAGGCCCTGCGGGCAATCGAGCAGCGGCCAGCATGTGGGGGTCTGCCAATGATTTCCTTCCTGATCCTGCCCATGCAGAGGGTCACccggctgcccctcctgaccgaC ACACTCTGTCTCAAGACACAGGGCCACCCCGAGAGGTACAAGGCAGCCAGCCGTGCGCTCAAGGCCATTAGCAAG CTGGTGAAGCAGTGCAACGAGGGCGCCCACAAGATGGAGCGCACAGAACAGATGTACACGCTGCACACACAGCTGGACTTCAGCAAGGTCAAG tccctcccactgATCTCTGCCTCCCGATGGCTGCTGAAGCGCGGGGAGCTCTTCGTAGTGGAGGAAACCGGGCTGTTTCGGAAACTCGCCAGCCGGCCCACATGCTACCTGTTCCTATTCAATGACGTCCTGGTGGTCACCAAGAGGAAGAG CGAGGACAGCTTCATGGTCCAAGACTATGCCCAGGTGGACCACATCCAGGTCCAGAAGATGGAGCCCTCAGAGGCCTCTCTGCCGGGGGGCGGCAACCGCGGCTCCTCTGTTCCGCACCCCTTCCAGCTGATCCTCCTGCACAACAGCGAGGGCCGCCAGGAGAAGATCCTGCTGTCCTGCGACTCCGC GAGTGACCGTGCGCGGTGGATCACGGCGCTCACGCAACGGGAGAGGCAGGCACGGGGCCCCCCAAACAAAGGAGGTGAGAGCCTGCCCCTGCAACCAGCAGGGCTCACAGCCCCTTCCCTGCCCGGGGGCTGGGGTCAGTCTGGAGTGAAGAGGTGCTGTCCAGCCCCCAGTCCACCCCACAGCCTGCCCCAGGGTGACCTGCCAGGTGGGGGCCCTACCCCAGGTACGTGTGTGTCCATCTGGGCACACAGACCCAGCACTGGCTCAGGACCTCGTCCTCCCGGCTGCCAAGTgaccagggaaactgaggccaaggagCTGGAGTGGACTGGCCCGTAG
- the ARHGEF16 gene encoding rho guanine nucleotide exchange factor 16 isoform X3 produces the protein MSQRYSDSSVEEKLLEYRFHSELRLDAKGNPASGLPVVRGSLHSGSNAAFQPDTPAPPEPAPESQEPRTVILSTQSPAALKMGTQQLIPRSLAVSSKAKTPARHQSFGAAMLSKEAARRNPQLLSAPSFSLDDMDLDTGPGGMLKRNLRNQSYRAAMKGLGTPGGEGGPVQLTPKLQALAEEPSQPPARPAAKNKKTLGRKRAHKGSFKDDPRLYQEIRERGLNTSHESDDDLLDEPPSPEGTRKVDAPIVVKSYRPPQITWSQLPEVVESGILDQLPAEERKRQEAIFEILTSEFSYQHSLGILVAEFLQSRELRATMTQMEHHHLFSNITDVLSASQRFFEDLERRHKAQVCVEDISDILEEHAEHHFHPYISYCSNEIYQQRALQRLTNSNATFREALRAIEQRPACGGLPMISFLILPMQRVTRLPLLTDTLCLKTQGHPERYKAASRALKAISKLVKQCNEGAHKMERTEQMYTLHTQLDFSKVKSLPLISASRWLLKRGELFVVEETGLFRKLASRPTCYLFLFNDVLVVTKRKSEDSFMVQDYAQVDHIQVQKMEPSEASLPGGGNRGSSVPHPFQLILLHNSEGRQEKILLSCDSASDRARWITALTQRERQARGPPNKGDLLQVEITKAYLAKQVDEITLQQADVVLILEQEDGWLYGERLRDGETGWFPEDFARSITSRVAVEGNVRRMERLRVETDV, from the exons ATGTCCCAGCGGTACTCAGACAGCTCCGTGGAGGAGAAGCTCCTGGAATACCGCTTCCACTCAGAGCTGCGGCTAGATGCCAAGGGGAACCCAGCATCCGGGCTCCCAGTGGTCCGCGGCTCCCTGCACAGCGGGAGCAATGCCGCCTTCCAGCCCGACACCCCGGCACCCCCAGAGCCGGCCCCTGAGTCCCAGGAGCCCAGGACCGTCATCCTGAGTACGCAGAGCCCAGCAGCCCTGAAGATGGGCACACAGCAGCTTATCCCTCGGAGCCTGGCTGTGTCCAGCAAGGCTAAGACCCCGGCCCGCCACCAGAGCTTCGGGGCAGCCATGCTCAGCAAGGAGGCTGCCCGGCGGAACCCCCAGCTCCTCTCGGCCCCCAGCTTCTCCCTGGATGACATGGACTTGGACACGGGTCCTGGAGGGATGCTGAAACGAAACCTGAGGAACCAGTCCTACCGGGCAGCCATGAAGGGTCTGGGGACTCCAGGCGGCGAAGGGGGCCCCGTCCAGCTCACCCCCAAACTCCAGGCTCTGGCTGAGGAGCCTAGCCAGCCTCCTGCTCGgcctgcagccaaaaataag AAGACGCTGGGGCGGAAACGTGCACACAAGGGCTCCTTCaaagatg ACCCCCGGTTGTACCAGGAAATCAGGGAGCGAGGCCTGAACACCAGCCACGAATCCGACGATGACTTGCTCGATGAGCCCCCCAGCCCCGAGGGAACCCGGAAAGTGGACGCCCCCATCGTGGTCAAGAGCTACCGGCCCCCCCAGATCACCTGGAGCCAGCTCCCAGAG GTGGTGGAGTCAGGCATCCTGGACCAGCTTCCGGCCGAGGAGCGCAAGAGGCAGGAG GCCATCTTCGAGATCCTTACGTCCGAGTTCTCATACCAGCACAGCCTTGGCATCCTGGTGGCCGAGTTCCTGCAGTCCCGGGAGCTGCGGGCGACCATGACCCAGATGGAGCACCACCatctcttctccaacatcacagatgTCCTGAGTGCCAGCCAGAG atTCTTCGAGGACCTGGAGCGGCGGCACAAGGCGCAGGTGTGCGTGGAGGACATCAGCGACATCCTGGAGGAGCACGCGGAGCATCACTTCCACCCCTACATCTCCTACTGCTCCAACGAGATCTACCAGCAGCGTGCCCTGCAACGGCTGAC AAACAGCAACGCCACCTTCCGGGAGGCCCTGCGGGCAATCGAGCAGCGGCCAGCATGTGGGGGTCTGCCAATGATTTCCTTCCTGATCCTGCCCATGCAGAGGGTCACccggctgcccctcctgaccgaC ACACTCTGTCTCAAGACACAGGGCCACCCCGAGAGGTACAAGGCAGCCAGCCGTGCGCTCAAGGCCATTAGCAAG CTGGTGAAGCAGTGCAACGAGGGCGCCCACAAGATGGAGCGCACAGAACAGATGTACACGCTGCACACACAGCTGGACTTCAGCAAGGTCAAG tccctcccactgATCTCTGCCTCCCGATGGCTGCTGAAGCGCGGGGAGCTCTTCGTAGTGGAGGAAACCGGGCTGTTTCGGAAACTCGCCAGCCGGCCCACATGCTACCTGTTCCTATTCAATGACGTCCTGGTGGTCACCAAGAGGAAGAG CGAGGACAGCTTCATGGTCCAAGACTATGCCCAGGTGGACCACATCCAGGTCCAGAAGATGGAGCCCTCAGAGGCCTCTCTGCCGGGGGGCGGCAACCGCGGCTCCTCTGTTCCGCACCCCTTCCAGCTGATCCTCCTGCACAACAGCGAGGGCCGCCAGGAGAAGATCCTGCTGTCCTGCGACTCCGC GAGTGACCGTGCGCGGTGGATCACGGCGCTCACGCAACGGGAGAGGCAGGCACGGGGCCCCCCAAACAAAGGAG ACCTACTCCAGGTGGAGATCACTAAGGCCTACCTGGCCAAGCAGGTGGATGAGATCACACTGCAGCAGGCGGACGTGGTCTTGATCCTGGAGCAGGAAGATG GATGGCTCTATGGCGAGAGGCTGCGGGATGGAGAGACAGGCTGGTTCCCCGAGGACTTCGCCCGGAGCATCACCAGCCGCGTGGCCGTGGAGGGCAACGTGCGCAGGATGGAGCGGCTGCGTGTGGAGACGGACGTGTAG
- the ARHGEF16 gene encoding rho guanine nucleotide exchange factor 16 isoform X2 produces MSQRYSDSSVEEKLLEYRFHSELRLDAKGNPASGLPVVRGSLHSGSNAAFQPDTPAPPEPAPESQEPRTVILSTQSPAALKMGTQQLIPRSLAVSSKAKTPARHQSFGAAMLSKEAARRNPQLLSAPSFSLDDMDLDTGPGGMLKRNLRNQSYRAAMKGLGTPGGEGGPVQLTPKLQALAEEPSQPPARPAAKNKTLGRKRAHKGSFKDDPRLYQEIRERGLNTSHESDDDLLDEPPSPEGTRKVDAPIVVKSYRPPQITWSQLPEVVESGILDQLPAEERKRQEAIFEILTSEFSYQHSLGILVAEFLQSRELRATMTQMEHHHLFSNITDVLSASQRFFEDLERRHKAQVCVEDISDILEEHAEHHFHPYISYCSNEIYQQRALQRLTNSNATFREALRAIEQRPACGGLPMISFLILPMQRVTRLPLLTDTLCLKTQGHPERYKAASRALKAISKLVKQCNEGAHKMERTEQMYTLHTQLDFSKVKSLPLISASRWLLKRGELFVVEETGLFRKLASRPTCYLFLFNDVLVVTKRKSEDSFMVQDYAQVDHIQVQKMEPSEASLPGGGNRGSSVPHPFQLILLHNSEGRQEKILLSCDSASDRARWITALTQRERQARGPPNKGGESLPLQPAGLTAPSLPGGWGQSGVKRCCPAPSPPHSLPQGDLPGGGPTPGTCVSIWAHRPSTGSGPRPPGCQVTRETEAKELEWTGP; encoded by the exons ATGTCCCAGCGGTACTCAGACAGCTCCGTGGAGGAGAAGCTCCTGGAATACCGCTTCCACTCAGAGCTGCGGCTAGATGCCAAGGGGAACCCAGCATCCGGGCTCCCAGTGGTCCGCGGCTCCCTGCACAGCGGGAGCAATGCCGCCTTCCAGCCCGACACCCCGGCACCCCCAGAGCCGGCCCCTGAGTCCCAGGAGCCCAGGACCGTCATCCTGAGTACGCAGAGCCCAGCAGCCCTGAAGATGGGCACACAGCAGCTTATCCCTCGGAGCCTGGCTGTGTCCAGCAAGGCTAAGACCCCGGCCCGCCACCAGAGCTTCGGGGCAGCCATGCTCAGCAAGGAGGCTGCCCGGCGGAACCCCCAGCTCCTCTCGGCCCCCAGCTTCTCCCTGGATGACATGGACTTGGACACGGGTCCTGGAGGGATGCTGAAACGAAACCTGAGGAACCAGTCCTACCGGGCAGCCATGAAGGGTCTGGGGACTCCAGGCGGCGAAGGGGGCCCCGTCCAGCTCACCCCCAAACTCCAGGCTCTGGCTGAGGAGCCTAGCCAGCCTCCTGCTCGgcctgcagccaaaaataag ACGCTGGGGCGGAAACGTGCACACAAGGGCTCCTTCaaagatg ACCCCCGGTTGTACCAGGAAATCAGGGAGCGAGGCCTGAACACCAGCCACGAATCCGACGATGACTTGCTCGATGAGCCCCCCAGCCCCGAGGGAACCCGGAAAGTGGACGCCCCCATCGTGGTCAAGAGCTACCGGCCCCCCCAGATCACCTGGAGCCAGCTCCCAGAG GTGGTGGAGTCAGGCATCCTGGACCAGCTTCCGGCCGAGGAGCGCAAGAGGCAGGAG GCCATCTTCGAGATCCTTACGTCCGAGTTCTCATACCAGCACAGCCTTGGCATCCTGGTGGCCGAGTTCCTGCAGTCCCGGGAGCTGCGGGCGACCATGACCCAGATGGAGCACCACCatctcttctccaacatcacagatgTCCTGAGTGCCAGCCAGAG atTCTTCGAGGACCTGGAGCGGCGGCACAAGGCGCAGGTGTGCGTGGAGGACATCAGCGACATCCTGGAGGAGCACGCGGAGCATCACTTCCACCCCTACATCTCCTACTGCTCCAACGAGATCTACCAGCAGCGTGCCCTGCAACGGCTGAC AAACAGCAACGCCACCTTCCGGGAGGCCCTGCGGGCAATCGAGCAGCGGCCAGCATGTGGGGGTCTGCCAATGATTTCCTTCCTGATCCTGCCCATGCAGAGGGTCACccggctgcccctcctgaccgaC ACACTCTGTCTCAAGACACAGGGCCACCCCGAGAGGTACAAGGCAGCCAGCCGTGCGCTCAAGGCCATTAGCAAG CTGGTGAAGCAGTGCAACGAGGGCGCCCACAAGATGGAGCGCACAGAACAGATGTACACGCTGCACACACAGCTGGACTTCAGCAAGGTCAAG tccctcccactgATCTCTGCCTCCCGATGGCTGCTGAAGCGCGGGGAGCTCTTCGTAGTGGAGGAAACCGGGCTGTTTCGGAAACTCGCCAGCCGGCCCACATGCTACCTGTTCCTATTCAATGACGTCCTGGTGGTCACCAAGAGGAAGAG CGAGGACAGCTTCATGGTCCAAGACTATGCCCAGGTGGACCACATCCAGGTCCAGAAGATGGAGCCCTCAGAGGCCTCTCTGCCGGGGGGCGGCAACCGCGGCTCCTCTGTTCCGCACCCCTTCCAGCTGATCCTCCTGCACAACAGCGAGGGCCGCCAGGAGAAGATCCTGCTGTCCTGCGACTCCGC GAGTGACCGTGCGCGGTGGATCACGGCGCTCACGCAACGGGAGAGGCAGGCACGGGGCCCCCCAAACAAAGGAGGTGAGAGCCTGCCCCTGCAACCAGCAGGGCTCACAGCCCCTTCCCTGCCCGGGGGCTGGGGTCAGTCTGGAGTGAAGAGGTGCTGTCCAGCCCCCAGTCCACCCCACAGCCTGCCCCAGGGTGACCTGCCAGGTGGGGGCCCTACCCCAGGTACGTGTGTGTCCATCTGGGCACACAGACCCAGCACTGGCTCAGGACCTCGTCCTCCCGGCTGCCAAGTgaccagggaaactgaggccaaggagCTGGAGTGGACTGGCCCGTAG